In a single window of the Acinetobacter sp. CS-2 genome:
- a CDS encoding crotonase/enoyl-CoA hydratase family protein, with translation MALLRIEKNNGIATVSLNRPEKRNAMSFALLRELVNAAKQIKKDRSIRCVILTGEAHVFSAGIDLADLNAPKNTAYAAWELLKPGQSLFQKAFLIWQELPVPVIAAIEGYCLGAGMQLALAADIRIAHPDTKMSIMESRWGLVPDMGLTRSLKGIIGLDLAKELTLTGRIFDANYAKQIGLVTHLDESPMSKAQAIAEEMLQRSPDALAAAKRVLDAMEHEPKKSLRLEKIWQLKLLLGKNSKLARKKDKNPEVQFLPRQYK, from the coding sequence ATGGCGTTACTTCGCATAGAAAAAAATAATGGCATCGCAACCGTTTCCTTAAACCGTCCAGAAAAGCGTAATGCCATGAGCTTTGCTTTATTACGCGAACTGGTCAATGCTGCCAAACAAATTAAAAAAGACCGCTCCATCCGCTGTGTCATTTTAACTGGCGAAGCACATGTCTTTAGTGCCGGCATTGATCTGGCCGATTTAAACGCGCCGAAAAATACCGCTTACGCCGCTTGGGAACTGCTAAAACCGGGACAAAGCCTGTTTCAGAAAGCATTTCTGATCTGGCAGGAACTGCCTGTTCCCGTTATTGCTGCGATTGAAGGCTATTGTCTGGGTGCCGGTATGCAACTGGCTTTGGCTGCGGATATTCGTATTGCCCATCCGGACACCAAAATGTCGATTATGGAAAGTCGCTGGGGATTGGTGCCGGACATGGGACTCACCCGTTCCCTTAAAGGCATTATCGGTCTTGATCTGGCCAAAGAACTGACCTTGACCGGGCGTATTTTTGATGCCAATTATGCCAAACAGATTGGTTTGGTGACACATCTGGATGAATCCCCAATGAGCAAAGCACAAGCGATTGCAGAAGAAATGTTGCAACGCTCTCCAGATGCATTGGCGGCCGCTAAACGGGTTCTTGATGCCATGGAACACGAACCGAAAAAATCATTACGCCTGGAGAAAATCTGGCAACTGAAATTACTGTTGGGTAAAAACAGTAAATTGGCGCGTAAAAAAGACAAAAACCCGGAAGTTCAGTTTTTACCACGGCAATATAAGTAA
- a CDS encoding ATP-binding protein has translation MSNINKKLFKRLHLNHAYGQLIAMIFVPIMVLACVGALLVLSETSNASRAQQRQMAIAIVTRYQLTAEAAFDLLNRYPWQYDQARNTLQVMLDEKHLIRAAIIDPQGRNRLSIGFQDQEAWPKIDAKADFVGPILHNHNHIYALKINEHTDNPARLVIELDNQPLEIAHYRVMIVLIATGLLTLLLLLLCLNFYSRRWIAPMYEIRMQLQRLNADTLDQHMVINSTGELRLLQRDIANVVKRLHFSFLELKEHTEQTEDDLRRTLDTLEVQNITYRQARDQAISANQSKSVFLANISHELRTPLNSIDGFIHLLLRQGNLSNEQNLYLQTIRKSSAHLLALINDVLDFSKIDAGKLELETAPFDLEEAIFDVMDMLSPLAAQKHIDMAFYYADNVPTQVIGDALRFKQILTNLISNAIKFTPDGEIIVRARMEHDDIGQCLLHFSVQDSGIGLSGTDRKKLFESFSQGDASVTRQFGGTGLGLAISKQLVHLMQGQIGFEDNQERAPTEKGSTFWFTAMFVVDEEIEIVHPHFEQMQVVSYLSHPATANILRHYLENYGVHHVETGSILDLFSQLNKFSNNDENTWLIVDHSGDGEALLKEIRQRYHGNIAVYGYQMVLDPSMLNEYRARPLYQPLSRSALIQLLSNQPVFEQDVHEEFNGQGLHILAVDDHLPNLIVLEALLAELNVTTTKALSGQEAIEIIQQRIEQELPAFDVVFMDIQMPVMSGIDTTRAIRSLESTLENHKRLPIIALTAHALADEKQKLLQVGMDDYVTKPIQMEQIIQILTHWTSESFKKAKSIEKSILIEALDPHILDWQQSLQLAANKEDLAIDLLKMLIDSFPMELDEMQQLIEMEDFPQLEHVLHRLYGATRYVGVPRLQEVTGGFEQFVSALRKERRKADEAFIQETLKRFDELQSVIQQVEQASQQILNRPGI, from the coding sequence ATGTCAAATATCAATAAAAAGTTATTTAAGCGTCTACACTTAAATCATGCTTATGGACAACTCATCGCCATGATTTTTGTCCCCATTATGGTTTTGGCATGTGTGGGGGCATTGCTGGTTTTATCCGAAACATCCAATGCCTCACGTGCGCAGCAACGTCAGATGGCCATTGCGATTGTGACCCGCTATCAGCTTACCGCCGAAGCTGCATTCGATCTGCTCAACCGCTATCCCTGGCAATATGATCAGGCCCGTAATACCCTGCAGGTGATGCTGGATGAAAAACATCTCATTCGTGCCGCAATTATTGATCCCCAAGGCAGAAACCGTTTAAGTATTGGTTTTCAAGACCAGGAAGCCTGGCCCAAGATTGACGCTAAAGCCGATTTTGTTGGTCCTATCCTGCATAATCACAATCATATCTATGCCTTAAAAATTAATGAACATACCGATAACCCGGCCAGACTGGTGATTGAGCTGGATAACCAGCCCCTGGAAATTGCCCATTACCGGGTCATGATTGTACTGATTGCCACCGGCCTGCTGACTTTATTGCTACTGTTACTGTGCCTGAATTTCTATTCACGGCGCTGGATTGCGCCGATGTACGAAATCCGGATGCAGTTACAGCGCCTGAATGCTGACACCCTTGATCAGCACATGGTGATTAACAGTACTGGTGAATTGCGTTTATTGCAGCGTGATATTGCCAACGTGGTGAAACGCCTGCACTTCAGCTTCCTGGAACTCAAAGAACATACCGAACAGACTGAAGATGATTTGCGCCGTACCCTAGACACCCTGGAAGTGCAAAACATTACCTATCGTCAGGCACGCGACCAGGCGATTTCTGCCAACCAGTCCAAGTCGGTGTTTCTGGCCAATATCAGTCATGAACTGCGTACTCCCTTGAACAGTATTGATGGCTTTATTCATTTATTGCTGCGTCAAGGCAACCTGAGCAATGAACAAAACCTGTATTTGCAAACCATTCGTAAATCATCTGCCCATTTGTTGGCGCTGATTAATGATGTGTTGGATTTCTCCAAGATTGATGCCGGCAAACTGGAACTGGAAACAGCCCCCTTTGATCTGGAAGAAGCGATTTTTGACGTGATGGATATGCTCTCGCCATTAGCAGCACAGAAGCATATCGATATGGCCTTTTATTATGCTGATAATGTGCCGACACAAGTGATTGGCGATGCCTTACGCTTCAAGCAGATTCTGACCAACCTGATCTCCAATGCCATCAAGTTCACTCCCGATGGCGAAATTATTGTCCGTGCCCGCATGGAACATGATGATATCGGGCAATGTTTATTACACTTTAGCGTGCAGGACAGCGGCATTGGCCTCAGTGGTACGGACCGGAAAAAACTGTTTGAATCATTCTCGCAAGGTGATGCTTCGGTGACCCGTCAATTTGGCGGCACCGGACTTGGCCTGGCCATTTCCAAACAGCTGGTGCATTTGATGCAGGGGCAAATTGGCTTTGAAGACAACCAGGAACGCGCGCCGACTGAAAAAGGCTCAACCTTCTGGTTTACCGCCATGTTTGTGGTGGATGAAGAGATTGAAATTGTACATCCGCACTTTGAACAAATGCAGGTGGTTTCCTATTTATCCCATCCTGCAACCGCCAACATTTTGCGCCATTATCTGGAAAATTATGGTGTGCATCATGTCGAAACCGGCTCGATTCTGGACCTGTTCAGCCAGCTGAATAAATTCTCGAATAACGATGAAAATACCTGGCTGATTGTCGACCATAGCGGCGATGGCGAAGCCCTGCTGAAAGAAATCCGTCAACGCTACCATGGCAATATTGCCGTGTATGGCTACCAGATGGTGCTCGATCCAAGCATGCTGAATGAATACCGGGCCCGTCCACTGTATCAACCACTCAGCCGTAGTGCCTTGATTCAGCTGCTCAGCAATCAGCCTGTTTTCGAACAGGATGTACATGAAGAATTTAATGGACAGGGTCTGCATATATTGGCAGTGGATGACCATTTACCGAACCTGATTGTTCTGGAAGCACTACTTGCAGAATTAAATGTCACCACCACCAAGGCCTTAAGCGGCCAGGAAGCCATTGAAATTATTCAGCAGCGCATCGAACAGGAATTGCCTGCATTTGATGTGGTGTTTATGGATATTCAAATGCCGGTAATGTCCGGCATTGATACCACCCGTGCCATTCGCTCGCTAGAGTCGACCTTGGAAAATCATAAACGCCTGCCGATTATTGCCCTGACTGCACATGCCCTGGCTGATGAAAAACAAAAACTGTTGCAGGTCGGTATGGACGATTACGTCACCAAACCGATTCAGATGGAACAGATTATTCAGATTCTGACCCACTGGACTTCGGAAAGCTTTAAAAAGGCTAAAAGTATAGAGAAGTCCATTCTGATTGAAGCGCTCGACCCGCATATTCTGGATTGGCAACAAAGCCTGCAACTGGCAGCCAATAAAGAAGATCTGGCCATCGATTTACTAAAAATGCTGATCGACAGTTTCCCGATGGAACTGGATGAAATGCAACAGTTGATTGAAATGGAAGATTTCCCGCAACTGGAACATGTGCTGCACCGTTTATATGGGGCAACCCGTTATGTAGGTGTTCCTCGCCTTCAGGAAGTCACCGGTGGATTCGAACAGTTTGTTTCTGCTTTACGTAAAGAACGCCGCAAGGCGGATGAAGCCTTTATTCAGGAAACCCTGAAACGCTTTGATGAATTACAGTCGGTCATTCAGCAGGTTGAACAGGCCTCCCAGCAAATTTTAAACAGACCAGGGATCTGA
- the cysM gene encoding cysteine synthase CysM: MSNTTPDFQADEFLLDHYVGKTPLVRLQRLASHTQATVLAKLEGNNPAGSVKDRPAYNMIMQAEKRGQIKPGDTLIEATSGNTGIALAMVAAMRGYKMKLIMPAGSSQERKDAMRAYGAELIESENMEQARDMALQMQKEGKGLVLNQFGNPDNVDAHYRTTGPEIWQQTGGKITHFVSSMGTTGTIMGISKYLKEQNPDIQIVGLQPSEGSNIAGIRRWPQEYLPTIFDPKRVDRIIDIPQIEAEKTARQLARKEGISAGTSSGGAVWASIKLAEENPGAVIVCIVCDRGDRYLSTGLFSVVDPE; encoded by the coding sequence ATGAGTAATACTACCCCTGATTTCCAAGCTGACGAATTTTTACTGGACCACTATGTAGGAAAAACTCCTCTGGTGCGTTTACAACGTTTGGCAAGTCATACTCAAGCAACAGTATTGGCTAAACTTGAAGGAAACAATCCTGCAGGTTCGGTAAAAGACCGCCCAGCGTATAATATGATTATGCAGGCTGAAAAACGTGGTCAAATCAAGCCAGGCGATACATTGATTGAAGCGACCAGTGGAAATACGGGAATTGCCTTGGCGATGGTGGCTGCCATGCGTGGCTATAAAATGAAACTCATTATGCCTGCAGGTTCAAGTCAGGAACGCAAAGATGCCATGCGTGCTTATGGCGCCGAGCTGATCGAGTCTGAAAATATGGAACAGGCGCGTGATATGGCGCTGCAAATGCAAAAAGAAGGGAAAGGACTGGTCTTGAACCAGTTTGGCAACCCGGACAATGTGGATGCCCATTACCGGACGACTGGTCCGGAAATCTGGCAACAAACTGGCGGTAAAATTACCCATTTCGTCAGTTCTATGGGAACCACAGGCACGATTATGGGGATTTCAAAATACTTAAAAGAACAGAATCCGGATATTCAAATTGTCGGTTTGCAACCTTCGGAAGGTTCCAATATTGCCGGTATCCGTCGCTGGCCACAAGAATATCTGCCTACCATTTTTGATCCGAAACGTGTTGACCGCATTATCGATATTCCGCAAATTGAAGCAGAAAAAACTGCACGTCAATTGGCGCGCAAAGAAGGCATCAGTGCCGGAACCTCATCAGGCGGTGCCGTGTGGGCTTCCATTAAACTGGCGGAAGAAAATCCGGGCGCTGTAATTGTCTGCATCGTTTGTGACCGTGGTGACCGCTACCTGTCTACCGGTTTATTTTCTGTCGTCGATCCTGAATAA